Proteins from a genomic interval of Hornefia porci:
- a CDS encoding riboflavin synthase: protein MFTGIIEEVGTVRAIRRGGTEAGIIVACRRVLGKNGSMSGDPSAGAPTRIGDSIAVNGVCLTVTALGSGTFTADVMPETFSRSSLAALRPGVRVNLERAMPADGRFGGHIVTGHIDGTGTITKRTRDGNAVWFTIAAADELIHYIVQKGSIAIDGISLTVANVNHTPGKSEFQVSVIPHTLAATALSDRQSGSVVNLETDIIAKYTEQLFRKGNL from the coding sequence TTGTTCACAGGAATTATAGAAGAGGTCGGCACAGTGCGGGCCATACGCCGCGGCGGAACTGAGGCCGGAATCATTGTCGCCTGCCGCCGGGTGCTGGGAAAAAACGGTTCCATGAGCGGCGATCCCTCTGCCGGCGCACCTACCCGTATCGGCGACAGCATCGCTGTAAACGGGGTCTGCCTGACTGTAACAGCGCTGGGAAGCGGAACCTTCACTGCCGACGTCATGCCGGAAACCTTCTCCCGATCCTCGCTGGCGGCTCTGCGCCCCGGCGTCCGTGTGAATCTGGAGCGGGCCATGCCGGCGGACGGACGATTCGGCGGTCACATCGTGACAGGCCATATCGACGGTACAGGGACGATCACAAAACGCACCCGGGACGGCAACGCCGTCTGGTTCACCATCGCCGCGGCGGATGAACTGATTCACTATATCGTTCAAAAAGGTTCCATCGCCATCGACGGCATCAGTCTGACAGTGGCAAACGTGAATCATACGCCGGGAAAATCGGAATTTCAGGTTTCTGTTATTCCGCACACTCTGGCCGCCACCGCGCTTTCCGACCGTCAGAGCGGCAGTGTGGTAAATCTCGAGACCGATATCATCGCCAAATACACAGAACAGTTGTTCAGGAAGGGGAATCTGTGA
- the ribD gene encoding bifunctional diaminohydroxyphosphoribosylaminopyrimidine deaminase/5-amino-6-(5-phosphoribosylamino)uracil reductase RibD, with translation MDLINQNEQDKTYMKQAIRLARRGAGFVNPNPLVGAVIVKNGRVIGQGWHRRFGEPHAERNALASCTEDPAGATLYVTLEPCCHQGKTPPCTEAVIERRISRVVTGSGDPNPKVSGRGVARLREAGISVTEHCLQRECDALNPVFFRYILTGLPFVTAKYAMTRDGRIATAGGSSRWITGEAARAHVHRSRGQNMAIMTGLGTVLADDPELTCRSGRGLSPVRIICDTELNTPLSSRLVQTAAEAGPHLRQPRTVIATAVDSPQRTKPYEELGVKFLTLPRGADGRVDLSALVRAVGAMQIDSIFLEAGSELNWSALNAGIVNRVQTYIAPKIFGGAGAKGPVGGAGVDSPEHAFMLTDSRITRIGEDYLIESEVELCSQEL, from the coding sequence ATGGATCTGATTAACCAGAACGAACAGGATAAAACATATATGAAGCAGGCGATCCGGCTCGCCCGCCGGGGCGCAGGCTTTGTGAACCCCAACCCCCTGGTCGGCGCCGTAATCGTCAAGAACGGACGCGTCATCGGACAGGGCTGGCACCGGAGGTTCGGAGAACCTCACGCAGAGAGAAACGCCCTCGCCTCCTGCACGGAAGACCCGGCCGGAGCCACACTTTACGTCACGCTGGAGCCCTGCTGCCATCAGGGAAAAACGCCTCCCTGCACCGAGGCCGTCATCGAACGCCGGATTTCCCGCGTCGTAACCGGTTCCGGGGATCCGAATCCGAAGGTATCCGGCCGCGGCGTCGCCCGCCTCCGGGAAGCCGGAATTTCCGTAACAGAGCACTGCCTCCAAAGAGAATGTGACGCACTGAATCCGGTATTCTTCCGCTACATTCTCACCGGACTTCCCTTTGTCACCGCAAAATACGCCATGACCCGGGACGGACGGATCGCGACCGCCGGCGGCAGCTCCAGATGGATCACCGGCGAGGCCGCGCGGGCACATGTCCACCGGAGCCGGGGTCAGAACATGGCCATCATGACCGGTCTCGGCACCGTCCTGGCAGACGACCCGGAGCTCACCTGCCGCAGCGGCCGCGGACTTTCTCCGGTGCGCATCATCTGCGACACAGAGCTGAACACGCCTCTCAGTTCGCGGCTGGTGCAGACGGCTGCAGAAGCCGGCCCGCATCTGAGGCAGCCGCGCACCGTCATCGCCACTGCCGTGGACTCTCCTCAGCGAACAAAGCCTTACGAGGAGCTTGGCGTAAAGTTCCTGACACTCCCCCGCGGAGCGGACGGACGCGTTGATCTCAGCGCCCTCGTCCGGGCAGTCGGAGCGATGCAGATTGACAGCATTTTTCTGGAAGCCGGCAGTGAGCTTAACTGGTCTGCTCTGAATGCGGGAATCGTAAACCGGGTGCAGACATACATCGCGCCGAAAATTTTCGGCGGCGCCGGAGCGAAGGGGCCGGTGGGCGGCGCCGGGGTGGATTCACCGGAGCACGCCTTCATGCTGACTGACAGCCGGATCACCAGGATCGGCGAGGATTATCTGATTGAAAGCGAGGTGGAACTTTGTTCACAGGAATTATAG
- a CDS encoding CpaF family protein: protein MDRYETRRELCDEVRRRVEENAGEQEIQDIIESVVLERKDGFPLKECGELIRWLNSRFVYRLGVIQPYIENGEINEVMVNGIDRIFLEDRQGIYRAPESFESEEELEEVIRFIAASVHREITEMNPVLDARLSDGSRVNAVLSNVALDGPVLTIRKFSREHISMRQMVSGGMLTEECAEDLRTLVRCGYNVFISGGTSSGKTTFLNALADAIPKEERVIIIEDSRELNLEQIPNLVQMECRNANSVGKGKITMEMLIRTSLRMRPDRIIVGEVRGAEVADMLQAMNTGHSGSMSTGHGNSVSGMLRRLEAMYLMSVNIPMDAIRAQIVEGIDIMVPLVRNASGARQVMEVSELTGFEDGEYVLNPLYMRDDTGELRRTSAGLRNRHRLALGGKENAL, encoded by the coding sequence ATGGACAGATACGAGACCAGGAGGGAACTCTGCGATGAGGTAAGACGCAGGGTGGAGGAAAATGCGGGAGAACAGGAGATTCAGGACATCATTGAATCCGTTGTGCTGGAAAGGAAGGACGGATTTCCGCTGAAGGAATGCGGGGAACTGATCCGGTGGCTGAATTCCAGATTCGTGTACCGGCTGGGCGTGATCCAGCCTTATATTGAGAACGGGGAAATCAATGAGGTGATGGTGAACGGAATCGACAGAATATTTCTGGAAGATCGGCAGGGCATTTACAGAGCGCCTGAATCCTTTGAATCCGAGGAAGAGCTGGAGGAGGTGATCCGTTTCATCGCAGCCAGCGTGCATCGGGAGATTACGGAAATGAATCCGGTTCTGGATGCACGGCTCAGCGACGGCTCCCGGGTCAATGCGGTTCTTTCCAACGTGGCGCTGGACGGGCCGGTACTGACGATACGTAAATTTTCGCGGGAGCACATTTCCATGCGGCAGATGGTGTCGGGCGGAATGCTGACGGAAGAATGCGCAGAGGATCTGCGTACTCTGGTACGCTGCGGATATAATGTGTTCATCAGCGGAGGAACCTCTTCAGGAAAGACGACTTTTCTCAACGCGCTGGCGGACGCCATCCCGAAGGAGGAAAGAGTGATCATTATTGAAGATTCCCGGGAACTGAATCTGGAGCAGATTCCCAACCTTGTGCAGATGGAGTGCCGGAACGCGAACTCGGTCGGCAAGGGGAAAATCACAATGGAAATGCTGATACGCACCAGTCTCAGAATGCGCCCCGACCGGATCATCGTGGGCGAAGTGCGGGGCGCGGAGGTGGCGGATATGCTTCAGGCCATGAATACAGGCCATTCCGGCAGCATGTCCACCGGACACGGCAACTCTGTTTCCGGGATGCTGCGCAGGCTGGAGGCGATGTATCTGATGTCGGTGAATATCCCGATGGACGCGATTCGTGCACAGATTGTAGAAGGAATCGATATCATGGTTCCTCTCGTGCGGAACGCATCAGGAGCGCGTCAGGTGATGGAGGTTTCCGAGCTCACCGGCTTCGAGGACGGAGAATATGTGTTGAATCCGCTGTATATGAGAGATGATACCGGAGAACTGCGCCGGACTTCCGCAGGGCTGCGGAACCGGCACAGACTGGCGCTGGGAGGAAAGGAAAATGCGTTATGA
- a CDS encoding type II secretion system F family protein — MRYDGCELTGREKAGFWAGLLFCAAAVSVIFYNTLLPVPAAVLLYRPGKRRLEKVLCEKRRRTLRTEFCDFLHSVSASLATGRHMRDAMENARRELSGIYAPQDLIMKELDRMLRKMDRQGAAEPQVILELAERTGIEEIHEFAQAFLICRESGGDLVRAMTETARIIAEKTNIEGEIRRMSSQKRLEGQIITAMPVLVILFLRFSSSEYIAVMYETWAGRVLMSLALAVSAGAFCLIERMTKIEV, encoded by the coding sequence ATGCGTTATGACGGCTGTGAACTGACGGGACGGGAGAAGGCGGGCTTCTGGGCGGGACTTCTGTTCTGCGCGGCTGCCGTCAGTGTGATATTCTACAACACGCTGCTTCCGGTTCCGGCTGCGGTACTTCTCTACAGGCCGGGAAAGAGACGGCTGGAAAAGGTTCTGTGTGAGAAGCGCAGGCGGACTCTGCGGACTGAATTCTGTGATTTTCTCCATTCGGTTTCCGCATCCCTTGCCACAGGGCGTCATATGCGTGACGCGATGGAAAATGCCCGACGGGAGCTTTCCGGAATCTATGCGCCGCAGGATCTGATTATGAAGGAACTGGACCGTATGCTCCGGAAAATGGACCGGCAGGGAGCCGCGGAACCGCAGGTGATTCTGGAGCTGGCTGAACGGACGGGAATTGAAGAGATTCATGAGTTTGCACAGGCGTTTCTGATCTGTCGGGAAAGCGGAGGCGATCTGGTCAGGGCCATGACGGAAACCGCGCGGATTATTGCGGAGAAAACGAATATAGAAGGAGAGATCAGGCGCATGAGCAGTCAGAAGCGGCTTGAGGGTCAGATCATCACGGCGATGCCCGTTCTGGTGATTCTGTTTCTGCGTTTCTCTTCGTCGGAATATATCGCGGTGATGTATGAAACCTGGGCGGGGCGGGTTCTGATGAGTCTGGCGCTTGCGGTCAGTGCGGGAGCCTTCTGCCTGATAGAAAGGATGACGAAAATTGAAGTATAA
- a CDS encoding type II secretion system F family protein, which translates to MKYKGWEAPLRELQELVRTPENRRKLALIFLVSAAVAGFLWIRGTGGENRFIVNGQGRLVGILREDDGRESTFPLTVEIRSGKASLRKELLITLQGEKTERTPGGSKAEKDPAAELERSVSEIQAKLRESRGREIMLPTKTEEGAVLRWERVPNRSPLKVMVLPLFYLLFLYAERNEKERKAAENRRSSILRSLPSFCDQLLLMMNCGLIFRDAFARIAEGYQKHGAKDDYFRGMIVELEYSSRRGNRNLVPLLEERAEALGNRSFSRLVNLISDNQRKGTDMTGKLREDAAALWEERKQAAEERGKLAETKLSLPLAMLLMVLIVITAAPAMLQVKGV; encoded by the coding sequence TTGAAGTATAAAGGATGGGAGGCGCCGCTGCGGGAACTGCAGGAGCTGGTAAGGACGCCGGAAAACCGACGGAAGCTTGCGCTGATTTTTCTCGTGTCAGCCGCAGTCGCAGGATTTCTGTGGATCCGGGGAACAGGCGGAGAGAACCGGTTTATTGTAAACGGGCAGGGACGGCTGGTGGGAATCCTGCGTGAGGATGACGGAAGGGAAAGCACTTTTCCCCTGACGGTCGAAATCCGTTCCGGAAAGGCAAGTCTTCGGAAAGAGCTCTTAATTACGCTGCAGGGTGAAAAGACAGAGAGAACGCCCGGCGGAAGTAAAGCAGAGAAGGATCCTGCGGCGGAGCTGGAACGTTCTGTTTCCGAAATCCAGGCAAAACTTCGGGAAAGCAGAGGCAGAGAGATCATGCTTCCGACGAAAACAGAGGAAGGAGCAGTTCTGCGGTGGGAACGTGTTCCGAACCGCTCCCCGCTGAAGGTCATGGTATTGCCGCTGTTCTATCTTCTGTTTTTATACGCGGAGCGTAATGAAAAAGAGAGAAAGGCCGCGGAGAATCGCCGCAGCAGCATACTGCGGTCGCTTCCCTCATTCTGTGACCAGCTTCTGCTGATGATGAACTGCGGTCTGATTTTCCGGGACGCGTTCGCCAGAATCGCGGAGGGATATCAGAAGCACGGCGCAAAGGACGATTATTTCAGAGGCATGATCGTAGAGCTTGAATATTCTTCCAGAAGAGGGAACCGGAATCTTGTTCCGCTTCTGGAGGAGCGGGCGGAGGCTCTCGGAAACCGTTCCTTTTCCAGACTGGTGAATCTGATTTCAGATAATCAGCGGAAGGGGACGGATATGACCGGAAAGCTCAGGGAGGATGCTGCGGCTCTTTGGGAGGAACGGAAGCAGGCTGCCGAGGAACGCGGGAAGCTGGCGGAGACAAAACTGTCGCTGCCTCTGGCGATGCTTCTGATGGTATTAATTGTGATTACTGCGGCACCGGCGATGCTGCAGGTGAAAGGAGTATGA
- a CDS encoding TadE/TadG family type IV pilus assembly protein translates to MGKELLRNRRGEEMVEAAVVVPLLILILLSMLLVLLYFYRAEQKQSAAHIALTEASISDNRIFAVQKREYETGAGLRGAVKIRMEQKRIRRCYVLNPADGVWMGDLFHEKDE, encoded by the coding sequence ATGGGTAAAGAACTTCTGAGGAACCGGCGCGGAGAAGAAATGGTGGAGGCGGCCGTTGTGGTACCGCTGCTCATCCTGATACTTCTCAGTATGCTTCTGGTACTCCTGTATTTTTACAGGGCGGAGCAGAAGCAGTCAGCGGCGCATATCGCGCTCACGGAAGCAAGCATTTCGGACAACCGTATCTTCGCCGTACAGAAGAGAGAATATGAAACAGGCGCCGGACTGAGGGGCGCGGTGAAGATCCGGATGGAGCAGAAGCGGATCCGGCGGTGTTATGTACTGAATCCGGCGGACGGAGTGTGGATGGGGGATTTGTTTCATGAGAAAGATGAATAA
- a CDS encoding DUF5702 domain-containing protein, with amino-acid sequence MRKMNKRGSVTVLAAMLLVTLITVIMTFVHASKMLAVRGVTAEAGLLWCESVLGEYDLNLRNRYGLFGFYGVESDISGKIDAYARRSFADKRYIRYEGSSCELYEYSLASVRNFREQAVKTGKLIAAGVVRAPDCGIRAAASGDAPADGEAVLQELPSEGMREGMRLPSLKQLGRGEKENPVKRGSDRYFEDRYIQTFFRDLLEEEETNPVYFRGEVEYILAGKKSDRENQRTVKRALMTMRTALNLTYILKEPEMKAKTAAAAALLAPEAQPAMQKAVETAWAAAEAWNDCQLLQHGKKVPWMKDRKSWATDLESVIRSFSVEKGKSSLKKRTPYVDPGNADGPDYRGYLAVLLYAMNREVKLMRAMDLIQINMRRCYYGSFRIRDYSCGLDAELKINGSRVHVRKTY; translated from the coding sequence ATGAGAAAGATGAATAAAAGGGGATCGGTCACCGTGTTGGCGGCAATGCTGCTGGTGACGCTGATTACCGTGATCATGACCTTTGTTCACGCGTCGAAAATGCTGGCCGTGAGGGGAGTGACCGCCGAAGCCGGGCTTCTCTGGTGTGAATCGGTTCTGGGAGAGTATGATCTGAATCTCCGGAACCGATACGGACTGTTCGGCTTTTACGGCGTTGAGTCTGACATCTCGGGGAAAATCGACGCCTATGCGCGGCGCTCCTTCGCGGACAAAAGATACATCCGGTATGAGGGCAGCAGCTGCGAGCTGTATGAATACAGTCTGGCGTCAGTGCGGAATTTCAGGGAGCAGGCAGTGAAGACGGGAAAACTCATCGCAGCTGGCGTTGTCAGAGCACCGGACTGCGGGATCCGTGCCGCGGCTTCTGGGGATGCTCCGGCGGATGGAGAGGCTGTGCTTCAGGAGCTTCCGTCAGAGGGAATGCGTGAGGGCATGAGACTGCCGTCACTGAAACAGCTGGGCAGGGGAGAGAAGGAGAATCCGGTGAAGAGGGGGAGCGACCGGTATTTTGAGGATCGGTACATTCAGACGTTTTTTCGCGACTTGCTGGAAGAGGAGGAAACGAATCCGGTATATTTTCGGGGAGAGGTGGAATATATTCTCGCGGGAAAGAAATCGGACAGGGAAAACCAGAGGACGGTAAAGCGCGCACTGATGACGATGCGAACGGCGCTGAATCTGACGTACATCCTGAAGGAGCCGGAGATGAAGGCGAAGACAGCGGCAGCCGCGGCGCTGCTCGCACCGGAGGCGCAGCCGGCCATGCAGAAGGCTGTCGAGACGGCGTGGGCGGCTGCGGAGGCGTGGAACGACTGTCAGCTCCTTCAGCACGGGAAAAAGGTTCCGTGGATGAAGGACAGGAAGTCCTGGGCCACTGATCTGGAATCTGTCATCCGGAGCTTCTCTGTGGAAAAGGGGAAATCTTCGCTGAAGAAAAGAACTCCTTATGTGGATCCGGGGAATGCGGACGGACCGGATTACAGAGGATATCTCGCGGTGCTGCTTTACGCGATGAATCGGGAGGTGAAGCTCATGCGGGCGATGGATCTGATCCAGATTAACATGAGGCGCTGTTATTACGGGAGCTTCCGTATTCGCGATTACAGCTGCGGACTTGACGCAGAACTGAAAATCAACGGGAGCAGAGTTCATGTTCGGAAAACATATTAA
- a CDS encoding TadE/TadG family type IV pilus assembly protein, which translates to MFGKHIKDRREKNISTADDRCGKRVRNRCRKHINNRRGSYLVEAAVVVPFFIIAVMLLIGIIPVISTCERITFDVCEEVRLEMAKSAVRSSRAALPLSVQTRVPAEEPKVTSFRVAGFRYRFEEDGIGDRIELKFRAVFHEKTPVGAFGRIRFDGIIEGRAFTGTYYRGGGGGGGIVCIFPKAGRCYHSRSCSFVKANCHQTFLSEEIRRKYRPCPNCRARKAAAGSPVFVFEDTGKAYHLAGCNAVSRYYIETDKNRAAEKGYVPCGKCGGVPQGASQKKGGA; encoded by the coding sequence ATGTTCGGAAAACATATTAAAGACAGACGTGAAAAAAATATCAGTACTGCTGATGACAGATGCGGGAAACGTGTCCGTAACAGGTGCAGGAAACATATCAATAACAGGCGCGGAAGCTATCTCGTTGAGGCTGCCGTCGTGGTGCCGTTCTTCATCATCGCCGTGATGCTTCTGATCGGAATCATCCCCGTAATCTCCACCTGCGAGAGGATCACATTTGATGTGTGTGAGGAGGTGCGGCTTGAAATGGCAAAGTCCGCAGTCCGGAGCAGCCGGGCGGCACTTCCGCTGTCTGTACAGACACGTGTGCCCGCGGAAGAACCAAAAGTGACATCCTTTCGTGTTGCGGGTTTTCGATACCGCTTTGAAGAGGACGGCATCGGGGACAGAATCGAGCTGAAATTCCGGGCGGTGTTTCACGAAAAGACTCCGGTCGGCGCATTCGGCAGAATCCGGTTTGACGGAATAATCGAAGGAAGAGCATTTACCGGTACGTATTACAGAGGCGGCGGAGGCGGAGGGGGGATCGTCTGCATTTTTCCAAAGGCGGGCAGATGCTACCATTCCAGGTCATGTTCCTTTGTGAAAGCAAACTGTCACCAGACCTTCCTGTCAGAGGAGATACGGCGGAAATACCGCCCATGTCCCAACTGCAGAGCGAGGAAGGCGGCGGCCGGCAGTCCGGTCTTTGTATTTGAGGACACAGGAAAAGCCTATCATCTGGCGGGATGCAATGCGGTGAGCCGTTATTATATCGAGACGGACAAAAATCGGGCTGCAGAGAAGGGATACGTACCATGCGGAAAATGCGGCGGGGTACCGCAGGGAGCTTCGCAGAAGAAGGGAGGAGCATGA
- the rnr gene encoding ribonuclease R, which translates to MKKKKKKNSTRTGILEKTRSGSGFVRSEDGDIYIDRSNIGGAMHGDRVRVDLLPPQFWGRNPEGIVDKILERSSREIVGTYHRGKRSDMVIPDDRRNSDNILVRRSASKSARDGDRVVCVITRYPGRKSLAEGRVTEIIARRGEVGGEIRAMIRAAGLKVRFPARCEAEAAMKAKQIITPEDIAARRDLREKTIITIDGADSKDLDDAVSIDRLYNGNYLLGVHIADVSHYVSAGSHLDREAMCRGNSVYLLTQVIPMLPKSLSNGICSLFEGVDRLTLSCEMEIDGNGNIVNHDIYESVINNKARMIYDDVSDILEHHDEALTRRYQQIYSSLLLMEELAEILREKRKRSGSIDFDFDEADITLGEREIPVDISIAPRRTANRMIEEFMLAANRTVAEHFYQFETPFVYRVHEKPDPAKIMELRQFLAGFGIDLRGSADNVHPAELNRILDLVHGKPEENIVSTVLLRSMTKAYYSTECAGHFGLAFHYYCHFTSPIRRYPDLIDHRIIKSFLRGSVPAGVLKKYRRSAEQAAEIASQTERQAQELERDVEKMKKAQYMKDHIGEIHDGIISGVTGFGIYVQLPNTVEGMIRLSDLNDDYYIFEAEKYRLIGERTRRIFALGDRITIEVLNADPDERQIDFGLAERDG; encoded by the coding sequence ATGAAAAAGAAAAAGAAGAAAAACAGCACAAGAACCGGGATCCTGGAAAAGACACGCAGCGGTTCCGGCTTTGTCCGATCTGAGGATGGCGACATTTATATCGACCGCTCCAACATCGGAGGAGCCATGCATGGCGACCGGGTACGTGTGGATCTGCTTCCCCCGCAGTTCTGGGGAAGAAATCCTGAAGGCATCGTAGACAAAATCCTGGAGCGCAGCAGCCGTGAAATTGTCGGAACCTATCACAGGGGAAAACGCAGTGATATGGTGATTCCCGACGACCGCCGCAATTCCGACAACATTCTTGTTCGCCGTTCCGCGTCAAAGAGCGCCCGGGACGGCGACCGGGTCGTCTGCGTCATCACCCGCTATCCCGGACGAAAATCTCTGGCGGAGGGCCGTGTGACGGAAATCATCGCCCGCCGCGGCGAAGTCGGCGGCGAAATCCGCGCCATGATCCGCGCCGCGGGACTGAAGGTCCGCTTCCCCGCCCGCTGTGAAGCGGAGGCCGCGATGAAGGCGAAGCAGATCATTACGCCGGAGGATATCGCCGCCCGGCGGGATCTCCGGGAAAAAACGATCATCACCATCGACGGTGCGGATTCTAAGGACCTAGATGACGCCGTATCCATCGACCGTCTCTATAACGGCAACTACCTGCTGGGCGTCCACATCGCAGACGTCAGCCACTATGTCTCCGCCGGCTCCCATCTCGACCGTGAAGCCATGTGCCGCGGAAACAGCGTTTATCTGCTGACACAGGTCATTCCGATGCTTCCGAAAAGTCTCTCCAACGGCATCTGCAGCCTTTTCGAGGGCGTTGACCGACTGACACTGAGCTGTGAAATGGAGATTGACGGGAACGGAAATATCGTAAACCACGACATCTATGAGAGCGTTATCAACAATAAGGCCCGCATGATCTACGACGATGTTTCCGACATCCTGGAGCACCACGATGAAGCGCTGACCCGGCGATATCAACAGATCTATAGCAGCCTGCTCCTTATGGAGGAACTGGCGGAAATCCTCCGGGAAAAGCGGAAACGGTCAGGCAGCATTGACTTCGACTTTGACGAAGCAGACATCACACTGGGCGAACGGGAGATCCCCGTTGATATTTCCATTGCTCCACGGCGGACCGCGAACCGGATGATCGAAGAGTTCATGCTCGCCGCCAACAGAACTGTGGCGGAGCATTTCTATCAGTTCGAAACGCCCTTCGTCTACCGCGTCCATGAGAAGCCCGATCCTGCGAAAATTATGGAGCTGCGTCAGTTCCTCGCCGGATTCGGTATCGACCTGCGAGGAAGCGCAGATAACGTTCATCCCGCCGAACTGAACCGCATTCTGGATCTTGTTCACGGAAAACCTGAGGAAAATATCGTCAGCACAGTGCTTCTACGCTCCATGACGAAAGCATATTACAGCACCGAATGTGCAGGACATTTCGGACTGGCCTTCCATTATTACTGCCATTTCACCTCTCCTATCCGCCGGTATCCGGATCTGATCGATCACCGGATCATTAAATCCTTCCTCCGCGGAAGTGTTCCGGCAGGCGTCCTGAAAAAGTACCGCCGTTCTGCGGAGCAGGCCGCGGAAATCGCGTCTCAGACGGAGCGTCAGGCTCAGGAGCTGGAGCGCGACGTGGAGAAAATGAAAAAAGCGCAATATATGAAGGATCACATCGGAGAGATCCACGACGGCATCATCAGCGGCGTGACCGGCTTCGGGATCTATGTTCAGCTGCCCAATACGGTAGAAGGCATGATCCGCCTTTCTGATCTGAACGATGATTATTATATCTTTGAGGCTGAAAAATACAGACTCATCGGTGAGCGCACCCGCCGCATCTTCGCGCTGGGCGACCGGATTACAATTGAAGTCCTGAACGCAGATCCCGATGAGCGTCAGATTGATTTCGGCCTTGCAGAGAGAGACGGCTGA